From a region of the Alnus glutinosa chromosome 1, dhAlnGlut1.1, whole genome shotgun sequence genome:
- the LOC133866233 gene encoding cysteine-rich receptor-like protein kinase 3, whose translation MSRLLFLLLLFLCFSVNQCLSDPRATQAALMCNNRTALQQDRQTFVANFLAAVDTLTSLITIQRYAAVVNGTGNNTVYAFGECMKDLTQTDCNLCFAQCKTQVLRCLPFQRGTRGGRLFYDGCYLRYDDYYFLNETLSVEDRAVCGNQSFVGNDTVFSANVNQLVRNLSVEAPKNDGFSVGSVNKGNVTVYGLAQCWEFANRTGCEECLANAVAKIGSCAPKGEGRALIAGCYMRYSTQKFYYNSTQPVEESNRGRHLAITLAATSSAVAVVMVIATVVFIVRKNSLRKRRERKQLGALMATVNKSKLNISYEILEKATNYFHNSNKLGQGGSGSVYKGVLPDGQVVAIKRLFFNTRQWVDHFFNEVNLISGINHKNLVKLLGCSITGPESLLVYEFVPNQSLHDYFSAKTNGQLLTWEVRYKIILGTAEGLTYLHEESNTRIIHRDIKLSNILLENDFVPKIADFGLARLFPEDKTHISTGVAGTLGYMAPEYVVRGKLTEKADVYSFGVLVIEVVCGKRNNAFSENSHSILQKVWSLHGTGRVCEAVDPVLEGKFQEEEASRLLQIGLLCVQASAELRPSMSLVVKMLTDNHEIPQPTQPPFLNSSSAEISQNIPPATYYSQPESYTNSSGNDITDSGIQPR comes from the exons ATGTCTCGCCTGCTCTTTCTTCTCCTCCTATTCTTATGCTTCTCTGTAAATCAATGTCTTTCCGACCCAAGAGCCACACAGGCTGCTCTTATGTGCAACAACAGAACTGCCTTACAGCAAGACCGCCAAACCTTCGTCGCGAACTTCTTGGCGGCCGTGGACACCTTGACCTCTCTGATTACCATCCAAAGATATGCCGCTGTTGTGAACGGGACGGGTAATAACACGGTTTACGCCTTTGGAGAGTGCATGAAAGATCTTACTCAGACAGACTGTAACCTCTGCTTTGCCCAGTGCAAGACCCAGGTTCTCAGGTGCCTCCCATTTCAGAGAGGCACTCGTGGTGGCAGGCTTTTCTATGACGGGTGTTATCTCAGGTACGATGACTATTATTTCCTAAATGAGACGCTGAGCGTGGAAGACAGGGCCGTGTGTGGGAACCAAAGTTTTGTTGGGAATGATACTGTCTTCAGCGCTAATGTTAACCAGTTGGTGAGGAATCTGAGCGTGGAAGCACCTAAGAATGATGGGTTCTCTGTGGGGTCTGTGAACAAAGGAAATGTGACGGTTTATGGGTTGGCTCAGTGTTGGGAGTTTGCGAATCGTACTGGTTGCGAGGAATGCTTGGCGAATGCGGTCGCTAAGATTGGTTCATGTGCTCCGAAAGGAGAAGGAAGGGCACTGATCGCTGGTTGCTACATGAGGTATTCGACCCAAAAGTTCTATTATAATTCGACTCAGCCTGTTGAAGAAAGTAATCGAG GACGCCACTTGGCTATAACTTTGGCTGCAACATCTTCTGCTGTGGCTGTTGTTATGGTTATTGCAACGGTTGTTTTCATTGTGAGGAAGAACTCCTTAAGGAAGAGGAGAG AGAGAAAGCAACTGGGTGCTCTGATGGCAACCGTGAATAAGTCCAAACTCAATATTTCATATGAAATTCTTGAAAAGGCCACAAATTACTTTCACAATTCCAATAAGCTAGGACAAGGAGGATCTGGTTCAGTTTACAAA GGAGTTTTGCCAGACGGGCAGGTTGTTGCCATCAAGAGGCTTTTCTTCAATACAAGACAATGGGTGGATCATTTCTTTAATGAAGTCAATTTAATCAGCGGCATCAATCACAAAAATCTTGTGAAGTTGTTGGGATGCAGCATTACAGGCCCCGAAAGCCTTCTTGTCTATGAATTTGTGCCGAATCAAAGCCTTCACGACTACTTCTCTG CTAAAACTAATGGTCAGTTGCTAACGTGGGAGGTGAGGTATAAGATCATATTGGGTACAGCCGAGGGCTTGACCTATCTTCACGAGGAATCAAATACAAGAATCATTCATAGAGACATTAAATTAAGCAATATTTTGCTTGAGAATGACTTCGTGCCAAAGATTGCAGATTTTGGACTTGCTAGGTTATTTCCCGAAGATAAGACTCACATCAGCACTGGCGTTGCTGGCACACT AGGTTATATGGCTCCAGAGTATGTTGTTCGTGGCAAGTTGACAGAGAAAGCAGATGTTTACAGTTTTGGAGTTCTTGTAATTGAAGTTGTATGTGGAAAGAGAAACAATGCCTTCTCCGAAAATTCACATTCCATTCTACAAAAG GTCTGGAGCCTTCATGGAACGGGTAGGGTATGTGAAGCTGTTGATCCGGTCTTAGAGGGTAAGTTTCAAGAAGAGGAGGCATCTCGCTTACTTCAAATAGGGCTACTATGTGTACAAGCCTCTGCAGAGCTGCGGCCATCAATGTCATTAGTTGTGAAAATGTTAACTGATAATCATGAAATTCCTCAGCCAACACAGCCACCGTTTCTTAATTCTAGCAGTGCAGAAATCAGCCAAAATATACCACCTGCAACTTACTATTCTCAGCCTGAGTCCTACACCAATTCTTCGGGGAACGACATCACAGATAGCGGGATCCAGCCGAGATGA
- the LOC133866243 gene encoding cysteine-rich receptor-like protein kinase 2, giving the protein MKKEFPSLSSRYVIFLVVKTLLLLETAVGDPRSQTVQVICGNQLEHNSSIFVPNFVATMEKISDQMRVSGFGEAVTGSGPDINFGLAQCYGDLPLLDCVLCYAEARTVLPQCFPYNGGRIYLDGCFMRAENYSFFEEYKGPGDGAVCGNKTRKNSTFEASVRDAVTQAVVAAPNQKGYARAQVAVPGAVNDSAYVLADCWRSLNASSCRECLDNASTSILECLPWSEGRALNTGCFMRYSDKDFLNKVVGNGSSRGTTIVIVVSVVSSVVVLVVGIVIGVYIWKRLHIQKKRRGSNDARKLVKTLNDSSLNFKYSTIEKATGTFDNANKLGQGGFGTVYKGVLPDGREIAVKRLFFNNRHRAGDFYNEVNMISSVEHKNLVRLLGCSCSGPESLLIYEYLPNKSLDRFLFDTNRGKALNWEKRYEIIVGTAEGLVYLHENSKIRIIHRDIKASNILLDSRLRAKIADFGLARSFQEDKSHISTAIAGTLGYMAPEYLAHGQLTEKVDVYSFGVLVLEIVTGRQNNRCKTSEYSDSLVTITWKHFRSGAVEQLYDPNLMPHDHQDSNVPNEVFRVMHIGLLCTQEIQSLRPTMSKALQMLTKKEEHLPAPTNPPFMDEGTMELNDTCEGPLYPFKAGISDSIATVADSSFYPR; this is encoded by the exons atgaagaaagaattCCCATCTCTTTCTTCTCGATATGTTATCTTCCTTGTTGTCAAGACTCTGTTACTACTAGAAACAGCAGTGGGAGATCCCAGATCCCAAACAGTCCAAGTAATTTGTGGGAACCAACTTGAGCACAATAGCAGTATCTTTGTTCCAAATTTTGTTGCTACAATGGAAAAAATCAGCGACCAAATGCGAGTTTCAGGCTTTGGAGAAGCAGTCACAGGTTCAGGCCCTGATATTAACTTTGGGCTTGCCCAGTGCTATGGAGATCTCCCATTACTTGACTGTGTATTGTGCTATGCTGAGGCTCGCACGGTTCTTCCCCAGTGCTTTCCTTACAATGGGGGTCGGATTTACCTCGATGGTTGCTTCATGAGGGCCGAGAATTATAGCTTCTTTGAGGAGTATAAAGGACCGGGTGACGGTGCCGTTTGTGGGAATAAAACAAGGAAGAACTCAACATTTGAGGCATCAGTGAGAGACGCTGTGACACAGGCAGTTGTAGCTGCACCAAACCAGAAAGGCTATGCAAGAGCTCAGGTTGCTGTACCTGGGGCAGTGAATGACTCAGCTTATGTTCTGGCTGACTGTTGGAGGAGTTTGAATGCAAGCTCTTGTAGAGAGTGCTTGGACAATGCATCTACTTCAATATTGGAATGCTTGCCTTGGTCGGAAGGGCGAGCGCTGAATACCGGCTGCTTCATGAGGTACTCGGACAAAGATTTCCTCAACAAAGTAGTCGGAAATGGAAGTTCTAGAG GTACCACAATAGTGATAGTAGTTTCTGTAGTGAGTTCGGTGGTTGTTTTGGTAGTTGGAATAGTTATTGGAGTTTATATCTGGAAGCGCCTACacatacaaaagaaaagaagag GTTCAAATGATGCAAGAAAGTTGGTGAAAACGCTTAACGACAGTAGCTTGAACTTCAAGTATTCCACAATAGAGAAGGCTACAGGAACCTTTGACAACGCCAACAAGCTTGGGCAAGGAGGATTTGGTACTGTTTATAAG GGAGTTTTGCCTGATGGACGAGAGATTGCTGTCAAGAGACTTTTCTTTAACAATAGACACAGAGCAGGGGATTTCTACAATGAAGTTAACATGATAAGCAGTGTGGAACACAAAAATCTTGTCAGGTTATTAGGATGCAGTTGCTCAGGACCGGAGAGCCTACTTATCTATGAATACCTGCCTAACAAAAGCCTTGATCGGTTCCTCTTTG ACACTAACAGAGGTAAAGCACTCAACTGGGAGAAGAGATACGAGATTATTGTTGGTACAGCAGAAGGTTTAGTCTACCTTCACGAGAACTCCAAGATCAGAATCATTCATAGAGATATAAAAGCCAGTAATATCTTGTTAGACTCAAGGCTTCGTGCTAAAATTGCCGATTTTGGGTTGGCCAGGTCTTTCCAAGAAGATAAGAGCCACATAAGCACGGCCATTGCAGGAACACT AGGATACATGGCTCCAGAATACCTAGCCCACGGCCAGTTAACAGAGAAGGTCGATGTCTACAGCTTTGGGGTGCTTGTGTTAGAGATTGTTACGGGAAGGCAGAACAACAGGTGCAAAACCTCAGAATACTCAGACAGCCTAGTCACAATA ACATGGAAGCATTTTCGATCAGGTGCAGTTGAACAATTATATGATCCAAATCTAATGCCGCATGACCACCAGGACAGCAATGTTCCGAATGAGGTTTTCAGGGTGATGCATATTGGACTTCTGTGCACCCAAGAGATTCAGTCATTACGACCAACAATGTCAAAGGCACTACAGATGTTAACAAAGAAGGAGGAGCACCTTCCTGCACCAACAAATCCACCTTTTATGGATGAAGGGACCATGGAACTGAATGACACGTGCGAGGGCCCACTTTACCCCTTCAAAGCAGGAATTTCTGATTCAATTGCCACCGTCGCTGACAGTTCTTTCTATCCCAGGTGA